A window of the Candidatus Aminicenantes bacterium genome harbors these coding sequences:
- a CDS encoding dipeptide epimerase encodes MPFTPADAAKIRVIGVDIFVYDLPLEQPFRIAIGTMEAANDVLIRLRTDAGLTGLGEACPFPPITGETQATNIAAAKAVREIVLGRNPLEIESLLKDCGAIVHSNPSLTAAFDTACHDILGQAAGLPLYRLWGGAKTEFETDITADLDSPEAMAARAVKFVAAGFTMIKIKVGQGREIDLERLRSIRDAVGGGIRLQIDANQGWSPATARDTLKKMERFDILFCEQPVLASDIDGLRDVRRASPIPIMADEAAYGPADVARLIKAEACDAINIKLMKAGSLAAMRKMAHAAEAANMPCMVGCMLESRLALTAAAHVVAAHNNILWADLDGHSSHRIDPVEGGMSFARGRVTLPEGPGLGATIDPAFLDKLPQV; translated from the coding sequence CATCGGAACGATGGAAGCCGCCAACGACGTCCTCATCCGTCTCCGCACGGACGCCGGGCTGACGGGCCTCGGCGAAGCCTGCCCGTTCCCCCCGATCACGGGCGAAACGCAAGCCACGAACATCGCCGCGGCCAAGGCCGTCCGGGAGATCGTGCTGGGCCGCAACCCCCTCGAGATCGAAAGCCTGCTCAAGGATTGCGGCGCGATCGTTCACTCGAACCCGAGTCTCACGGCCGCCTTCGACACGGCCTGCCACGACATCCTGGGCCAGGCCGCCGGCCTACCGCTCTATAGGCTCTGGGGCGGGGCCAAGACCGAGTTCGAGACGGACATCACGGCCGACCTCGATTCGCCGGAGGCCATGGCGGCCCGGGCGGTGAAGTTCGTCGCGGCGGGCTTCACCATGATCAAGATCAAGGTCGGCCAGGGCCGTGAGATCGACCTCGAGCGGCTGCGGTCCATCCGGGACGCGGTCGGCGGCGGCATCCGCCTCCAGATCGACGCCAACCAAGGCTGGTCGCCCGCGACGGCCAGGGACACGCTGAAAAAGATGGAGCGCTTCGACATCCTGTTCTGCGAACAGCCGGTCCTGGCATCGGACATCGACGGCCTGCGCGACGTTCGGCGGGCGAGCCCCATCCCGATCATGGCCGACGAGGCCGCCTATGGCCCGGCCGACGTCGCCCGGCTGATCAAGGCCGAGGCCTGCGATGCGATCAACATCAAGCTGATGAAGGCGGGGAGCCTCGCGGCCATGCGCAAGATGGCCCACGCCGCCGAGGCCGCCAACATGCCCTGCATGGTCGGCTGCATGCTCGAATCGCGGCTGGCTCTGACGGCCGCCGCCCACGTCGTCGCGGCCCACAACAACATCCTATGGGCCGACCTGGACGGCCACAGCTCGCACCGCATCGATCCCGTCGAGGGGGGGATGTCGTTCGCCCGCGGCCGCGTGACGCTGCCGGAAGGCCCCGGCCTTGGGGCCACGATCGACCCGGCTTTCCTGGACAAGCTGCCGCAGGTTTGA